In one Phyllostomus discolor isolate MPI-MPIP mPhyDis1 chromosome 8, mPhyDis1.pri.v3, whole genome shotgun sequence genomic region, the following are encoded:
- the CCDC25 gene encoding coiled-coil domain-containing protein 25 isoform X3 → MDCAHLVKANSIQGCKMNNVSVVYTPWSNLKKTADMDVGQIGFHRQKDVKIVTVEKKVNEILNRLEKTKTERFPDLAAEKECRDREERNEKKAQIQEMKRREKEEMKKKREMDELRSYSSLMKAENMSSNQILRHTGTLCKCITQPSWGVMHFHCPA, encoded by the exons ATGGATTGTGCCCATCTTGTGAAGGCCAATAGCATTCAAG GCTGCAAGATGAACAACGTTAGCGTGGTGTATACACCGTGGTCTAACCTGAAGAAGACGGCTGACATGGACGTGGGGCAGATAGGCTTTCACAGGCAGAAGGAT GTAAAGATTGTGACAGTGGAGAAGAAAGTGAATGAGATCTTGAACCGATTAGAAAAGACTAAAACAGAGCGGTTCCCAGACCTAGCAGCAGAGAAGGAATGCAGAGACCGCGAGGAGAGGAATGAGAAAAAGGCCCAAATTCAGGaaatgaagaggagggaaaaggaagagatgaagaagaagagggaaatggaCGAACTTAG gagCTATTCTTCGCTAATGAAAGCTGAGAATATGTCTTCAAATCAG ATTCTCAGACACACAGGAACTCTTTGCAAATGTATCACACAACCTTCATGGGGAGTGATGCATTTTCATTGTCCAGCCTAA